Proteins from a single region of Parasedimentitalea psychrophila:
- a CDS encoding CoxG family protein, which yields MQMSDQKEIAADPASVYAALLNPEVLMACVPGAQEVKGSPEQGFEATVIQKVGPVKATFKGQVTLSDLVENEKLTIAGEGKGGAAGFAKGGAVVMLSASETGTLLSYDVEARVGGKLAQLGSRLIDGFAKKLADQFFTNLQQALAPEAVTAEEDAIPEGEAKPEDETRPEGEKKTGWLKKVTGRG from the coding sequence ATGCAGATGAGTGACCAGAAAGAGATCGCTGCCGATCCGGCCTCCGTCTATGCGGCGCTGCTTAACCCTGAGGTGCTGATGGCCTGCGTGCCCGGTGCCCAAGAGGTGAAAGGTTCGCCCGAACAGGGGTTCGAGGCGACGGTTATCCAAAAGGTCGGACCAGTCAAAGCGACCTTCAAAGGTCAGGTGACACTGTCGGATCTGGTCGAGAACGAAAAGCTGACCATCGCTGGCGAAGGTAAGGGCGGCGCGGCTGGTTTTGCCAAGGGCGGCGCAGTGGTCATGCTGAGCGCCAGCGAGACCGGCACCCTGCTGTCTTACGATGTGGAGGCCAGGGTCGGCGGCAAACTGGCGCAGCTGGGCAGCCGCTTGATTGACGGTTTTGCCAAAAAGCTGGCGGATCAGTTCTTTACCAATCTGCAACAGGCTTTGGCTCCGGAGGCGGTTACCGCAGAGGAAGATGCCATCCCAGAAGGTGAGGCAAAGCCAGAAGATGAGACAAGGCCAGAGGGCGAAAAAAAGACGGGCTGGCTGAAGAAAGTCACTGGCCGCGGTTAG
- a CDS encoding ABC transporter ATP-binding protein encodes MPAILAIRDLRKSYANGFEALKGVTLDIEKGEILALLGPNGAGKTTLISTICGIITPSSGTVTVGGHDTILDFRAARSLIGLVPQEINLEPFETVWNTVRFSRGLFGKSRNDALLEDILRKLSLWDKRKSRIMELSGGMKRRVLIAKALSHEPRVLFLDEPTAGVDVELRKDMWNIVAELKASGVTIILTTHYIEEAEAIADRIGVIADGALLLVEEKENLMARMGQKQLEVQLTTPIAVLPEQLAHYDLQLVNGGDALVYTYDTRGERTGITGLLNDVAQAGLVLADVQTRQSSLEDIFVDLVSGDAP; translated from the coding sequence ATGCCTGCTATCCTCGCCATCCGCGACTTGCGGAAATCATACGCAAATGGGTTTGAGGCGCTGAAAGGCGTGACCCTGGACATCGAAAAAGGTGAAATCCTGGCTCTTCTTGGCCCGAACGGGGCAGGCAAGACCACGCTGATTTCGACGATCTGCGGTATCATCACCCCCAGTTCAGGCACCGTGACGGTTGGCGGCCATGACACCATCTTGGATTTTCGCGCCGCGCGGTCGCTGATCGGGCTGGTGCCGCAGGAAATCAATCTGGAGCCCTTTGAGACGGTGTGGAACACGGTGCGGTTCTCGCGCGGGCTGTTTGGCAAGTCGCGCAACGATGCGCTGCTCGAGGATATCCTGCGTAAGCTGTCCCTGTGGGATAAGCGCAAGAGCCGGATCATGGAGCTGTCTGGCGGCATGAAACGCCGGGTGCTGATCGCCAAGGCGCTGAGCCACGAGCCGCGTGTCCTGTTCCTGGATGAACCCACCGCCGGTGTCGATGTCGAGCTGCGCAAGGACATGTGGAATATCGTCGCCGAGCTGAAGGCCTCGGGGGTCACCATCATTCTGACCACCCATTACATCGAAGAGGCCGAGGCGATTGCCGACCGGATTGGAGTGATCGCCGACGGGGCGCTGCTGCTGGTCGAGGAAAAGGAAAACCTGATGGCCCGCATGGGGCAAAAGCAACTGGAGGTGCAGTTGACCACCCCCATTGCGGTGCTGCCAGAGCAGCTGGCGCATTACGATCTGCAACTGGTGAACGGCGGCGATGCGCTGGTCTATACCTATGATACCCGCGGTGAGCGCACCGGCATTACCGGTTTGTTGAATGACGTGGCGCAGGCTGGTCTGGTGCTGGCGGATGTGCAGACCCGTCAATCCAGCCTCGAAGACATCTTTGTTGACCTCGTTTCAGGAGACGCGCCATGA
- a CDS encoding ABC transporter permease, whose protein sequence is MNWTAVASIYRFEMARFFRTLMQSFLSPVMSTSLYFVVFGAAIGSRIDQVEGIDYGAFIVPGLIMLSVMTQAISNASFGIYFPKFIGTIYELLSAPVNFLEIVLGYVGAAATKALFIGVVILATASLFVDLTIAHPWAMVLFLLLTCLSFALLGFIIGIWAGNFEQLQLVPLMIVTPLVFLGGSFYSISMLPPIWQKITLFNPVVYLISGFRWAFFDTADVPVGLSLLAIGGFTTLCLAVIWWIFKTGWRIRS, encoded by the coding sequence ATGAACTGGACCGCAGTCGCATCCATCTACCGGTTTGAAATGGCCCGGTTCTTTCGCACTCTGATGCAGAGCTTTCTGTCGCCGGTGATGTCAACGTCATTGTATTTTGTGGTCTTTGGCGCCGCCATCGGCAGCCGCATTGATCAGGTTGAGGGCATTGATTACGGCGCCTTCATCGTGCCCGGCCTGATCATGCTGAGCGTGATGACCCAGGCGATTTCCAACGCCTCGTTTGGCATTTACTTTCCCAAGTTCATCGGCACCATCTACGAGCTGTTGTCGGCGCCGGTGAATTTTCTGGAGATCGTGCTGGGCTATGTGGGTGCGGCGGCCACCAAGGCGCTGTTCATCGGTGTGGTGATCCTGGCCACGGCGTCGCTGTTTGTGGATCTGACCATTGCTCATCCGTGGGCTATGGTGCTGTTCCTGCTGCTCACCTGTCTCAGCTTTGCGTTGCTGGGATTCATCATCGGCATCTGGGCTGGCAATTTCGAACAGTTGCAACTGGTGCCGCTGATGATTGTGACGCCGCTGGTGTTTTTGGGAGGCTCGTTCTACTCGATCTCGATGTTGCCGCCGATCTGGCAGAAGATCACCCTGTTCAATCCAGTAGTCTACCTGATTTCAGGCTTCCGCTGGGCATTCTTTGACACCGCAGATGTGCCGGTGGGGCTCAGCTTGCTGGCGATTGGTGGCTTCACAACGCTGTGCCTTGCGGTGATCTGGTGGATTTTCAAAACTGGCTGGCGCATCCGCTCCTGA
- a CDS encoding S49 family peptidase, with protein sequence MTLRFPFLKKPPLVAVVRLAGAIGMPGRGALSDAALAPVLHRAFRKGKPAAVALEINSPGGSPVQSSLIGARIRRLAGELKLPVYAFVEDVAASGGYWLAVSADEIWADDSSVVGSIGVISSGFGAHELLARQGVERRVYTAGESKSMLDPFRPENAEDVARLKTLLGDIHQNFIRHVTARRAGKLSEAESLFTGEIWLAGRAAELGLIEGIAHLKPKMQEIFGEKVRFRRYGIKKPLLSRFGVSLAQEALGSVEERAAFARFGL encoded by the coding sequence ATGACCCTACGCTTTCCCTTTTTAAAGAAACCGCCACTGGTCGCTGTTGTGCGCCTTGCTGGTGCCATTGGAATGCCCGGCCGCGGTGCGCTGAGTGATGCCGCACTGGCGCCTGTTCTGCATCGCGCCTTTCGCAAGGGCAAACCCGCTGCGGTGGCGCTGGAAATCAATTCTCCGGGGGGATCGCCGGTGCAAAGTTCGCTGATCGGCGCGCGTATCCGTCGCCTCGCGGGTGAACTGAAGCTGCCGGTTTACGCCTTTGTCGAGGACGTCGCGGCCTCGGGTGGGTACTGGCTGGCGGTTTCGGCGGATGAAATATGGGCCGATGACAGTTCGGTTGTGGGGTCGATCGGGGTGATCTCGTCTGGCTTTGGCGCGCATGAGCTGCTGGCCCGCCAAGGGGTGGAGCGGCGGGTCTACACCGCTGGCGAAAGCAAATCGATGCTGGACCCATTCCGCCCTGAGAACGCCGAAGACGTAGCACGGCTGAAGACACTGCTGGGCGATATTCATCAGAATTTCATCCGCCATGTGACCGCGCGGCGTGCGGGTAAGTTGAGCGAGGCGGAGAGCCTGTTCACCGGTGAAATCTGGTTGGCGGGTCGGGCCGCTGAATTGGGATTGATCGAGGGTATTGCCCATCTCAAACCCAAAATGCAGGAGATATTCGGTGAGAAAGTCCGGTTTCGCCGCTACGGCATTAAAAAGCCATTGCTAAGCCGGTTCGGAGTGTCACTGGCGCAGGAGGCACTGGGGAGCGTCGAGGAGCGTGCGGCTTTTGCGCGCTTTGGTCTCTGA
- a CDS encoding calcium/sodium antiporter, with product MMPWLLSGLGLVILLLAGDALVRGAVNLSLRLGVPALIVSLTIVAFGTSAPELLIAIQAVSDHAPSIALGNVVGSNTANILLVLGIPAILTGLHTSECDSRKNYVFMLIASVLFIALAFCGVFTVWSGLILLAALALVLGVAFLEARAHRRCGCDSGDDLEEIDEADPNMPYWRIGVYLVLGLIGLPLGADILVDNGTEIARTYHVSERVIGLTLIAIGTSLPELATTVMAALRRQADVALGNVIGSNMFNLLAIVGIATFIGPIPVSPTFLEFDLWVMLAASLLLVPFVFFKQDITRNWGFVLTGLYLAYMAAVL from the coding sequence ATGATGCCATGGCTGTTGTCGGGCTTGGGTCTGGTGATCCTGCTGCTGGCAGGGGATGCGCTGGTGCGCGGTGCGGTAAACCTTAGCCTGCGGTTGGGTGTGCCTGCCTTGATTGTCAGCCTGACCATCGTGGCCTTTGGCACCTCGGCACCCGAGCTGTTGATCGCCATTCAGGCGGTGTCAGATCATGCCCCCAGTATCGCGCTGGGCAATGTGGTCGGGTCGAACACGGCCAATATTCTGCTGGTTCTGGGCATTCCGGCAATCCTGACCGGGCTGCACACCAGCGAATGTGATAGCCGCAAGAACTATGTCTTTATGCTGATCGCTTCGGTGCTGTTCATTGCGCTGGCCTTTTGCGGCGTGTTTACGGTCTGGTCGGGCTTGATCCTGCTTGCGGCGCTGGCATTGGTGCTGGGGGTGGCGTTCCTTGAGGCCCGGGCGCATCGTCGGTGTGGATGTGACAGTGGCGATGACCTAGAAGAGATCGACGAAGCCGACCCCAATATGCCCTACTGGCGCATCGGTGTATATTTGGTGCTGGGGCTGATCGGTCTGCCATTGGGCGCTGACATTCTGGTCGACAACGGCACCGAGATCGCGCGGACCTATCACGTCAGCGAACGGGTGATCGGCTTGACCCTGATCGCCATCGGCACCTCGCTGCCCGAATTGGCCACCACGGTGATGGCGGCGCTGCGCCGTCAGGCGGACGTGGCATTGGGCAATGTCATTGGCTCCAATATGTTCAACCTTCTGGCCATCGTTGGCATCGCCACCTTTATTGGCCCGATCCCGGTTAGCCCCACTTTTCTGGAGTTTGACCTCTGGGTGATGCTGGCGGCTTCTTTGCTGCTGGTGCCCTTTGTGTTCTTCAAGCAGGACATCACCCGAAACTGGGGTTTTGTACTGACGGGGCTTTATCTGGCCTACATGGCGGCGGTCCTGTAA
- a CDS encoding SDR family oxidoreductase, protein MRALVTGAGKRLGRAMALKLAARGYDVAVHYGNSQREAQDTVAEIRALDRQAVALRADLLSEEAAQDLLPAAALALGGPITCLVNNASIFEHDRATTASRDSWDRHMGSNLRAPFVLIQNMAAQDLDLSLDANGEPLAAGLVVNMIDQRVRKLTPEFFSYTLAKSALWTLTQTAAQALSPLLRVNAIGPGPTLAGPRQSLDDFTQQRASTLLQRGANPGDVTAALAYLLDAPAVTGQMICVDGGQHLSWQTADAMGRE, encoded by the coding sequence ATGCGCGCATTGGTAACCGGGGCTGGCAAGCGGCTGGGCCGGGCCATGGCCCTGAAGCTGGCGGCGCGTGGCTATGACGTGGCCGTCCACTACGGCAACTCGCAACGGGAAGCACAGGATACCGTAGCCGAGATCCGTGCGCTGGACCGTCAGGCTGTCGCGCTCCGGGCGGATCTGCTGTCCGAGGAGGCGGCGCAGGACCTGCTGCCCGCCGCCGCACTTGCCCTTGGCGGACCGATCACCTGCCTGGTCAACAATGCCTCGATTTTCGAACATGACAGGGCCACCACAGCCAGCCGAGACAGTTGGGACCGGCATATGGGGAGCAACCTGCGGGCGCCCTTTGTGCTGATCCAGAATATGGCAGCGCAGGATCTGGACCTTTCGCTGGACGCCAATGGTGAACCGCTGGCCGCTGGCCTGGTGGTCAATATGATCGACCAGCGGGTGCGCAAGCTAACGCCTGAGTTCTTTAGCTACACTCTGGCCAAATCAGCCCTCTGGACCCTGACGCAAACCGCCGCGCAGGCGCTGTCGCCTCTGTTGCGGGTGAATGCCATTGGCCCTGGCCCGACCCTGGCTGGTCCGCGCCAGTCGCTTGATGACTTTACCCAGCAACGCGCCAGCACCCTGTTGCAACGCGGTGCCAACCCCGGTGATGTCACCGCTGCATTGGCCTATCTGCTGGATGCGCCAGCCGTTACCGGGCAGATGATTTGTGTCGATGGCGGCCAACATTTGAGCTGGCAAACCGCCGATGCCATGGGGCGCGAATAG
- the uvrC gene encoding excinuclease ABC subunit UvrC, producing MIDLPPTEPPEPAESLEPVTGYAVVLGYLNTLDGSPGVYRMLDAENRVLYVGKARNLRARVSNYSRPGHSPRIERMIALTRSMMFLTTRTETEALLLEQNLIKQLKPKYNVLLRDDKSFPNILLGKSHDYPQIKKHRGARKEKGSYFGPFASAGAVNRTLNQLQKAFLLRNCSDSMFESRSRPCLQHQIKRCSAPCTGAITREDYASSVHDAERFLSGRSTKVQEELAAQMMTASEAMEFERAAALRDRIKALTQVQTAQGINPRGVAEADIIGLHMDGGQACVQVFFIRANQNWGNQDFYPRIGADISPAEVMEAFIGQFYDNKEPPRQLILSDGIENEDLMTEALSGKAAHRVEIITPQRGEKAELIAFAVRNARESLARRMSESATQAKLLRGLAEAFDLDAPPQRIEVYDNSHIQGTNAVGGMIVAGPEGFMKKAYRKFNIKGDDLTPGDDFGMMKEVLHRRFSRLQKEDPDRSKGHWPDLLLIDGGAGQVSAVEQIMQEHGVGDIPMVGVAKGVDRDHGKEEFHRTGQRPFALQRNDPVLYFVQRMRDEAHRFAIGTHRAKRAKAMSATPLDDVPGVGASRKRALLAHFGSAKAVSRANLSDLKVVEGVSVALAQRIYDFFQDK from the coding sequence ATGATTGATTTGCCCCCCACAGAGCCGCCCGAGCCAGCTGAATCACTTGAACCGGTAACCGGCTATGCTGTGGTGCTGGGCTACCTGAATACGCTGGATGGGTCCCCCGGTGTGTATCGGATGCTCGATGCCGAGAACCGGGTTCTCTATGTTGGCAAGGCGCGCAACTTGCGGGCGCGGGTTTCGAATTACAGCCGCCCGGGTCACAGTCCGCGCATCGAGCGAATGATAGCGCTGACCCGCTCGATGATGTTCCTGACCACCCGCACCGAGACCGAGGCGCTGCTGCTGGAGCAGAACCTGATCAAGCAGCTCAAGCCGAAGTACAATGTGCTGTTGCGCGACGACAAAAGCTTTCCGAACATCCTGCTGGGCAAATCGCATGACTATCCGCAGATCAAAAAGCACCGCGGTGCGCGCAAGGAAAAGGGCAGCTATTTTGGCCCCTTTGCCAGCGCCGGGGCTGTCAACCGAACCCTGAACCAGTTGCAAAAGGCATTCCTGCTGCGCAATTGTTCTGACTCCATGTTCGAAAGCCGCAGCCGCCCCTGTTTGCAACACCAGATCAAACGCTGTTCGGCGCCCTGCACCGGGGCGATCACCCGCGAGGACTACGCCAGCAGTGTGCACGACGCCGAACGCTTCTTGTCGGGCCGATCTACCAAAGTGCAGGAAGAACTGGCGGCACAAATGATGACGGCCTCCGAAGCGATGGAATTTGAACGCGCCGCCGCCCTGCGCGACCGGATCAAAGCCTTGACGCAGGTGCAGACGGCGCAGGGTATCAACCCGCGCGGCGTCGCCGAGGCGGATATCATCGGATTGCATATGGACGGTGGTCAGGCCTGCGTGCAGGTGTTCTTTATTCGCGCCAACCAGAACTGGGGCAATCAGGATTTCTACCCGCGTATCGGCGCGGATATTTCTCCGGCCGAGGTAATGGAGGCCTTTATCGGCCAGTTCTACGACAACAAAGAGCCGCCCCGCCAATTGATCCTGTCGGACGGTATTGAGAACGAAGACCTGATGACCGAGGCGCTCAGCGGCAAGGCTGCACACCGGGTCGAAATCATAACGCCACAGCGCGGCGAAAAGGCAGAACTGATCGCCTTTGCGGTTCGCAACGCCCGCGAATCCCTGGCCCGCCGCATGTCCGAAAGCGCCACCCAGGCCAAGCTGCTGCGGGGCCTGGCCGAGGCCTTTGACCTCGATGCTCCGCCACAGCGGATTGAAGTCTACGACAACTCGCATATTCAGGGCACCAACGCGGTTGGCGGCATGATCGTGGCTGGCCCCGAGGGCTTCATGAAAAAGGCCTACCGCAAGTTCAACATCAAGGGCGATGACCTGACCCCGGGTGATGATTTTGGCATGATGAAAGAAGTGCTGCACCGGCGGTTTTCCCGGCTGCAAAAGGAAGACCCGGATCGCAGCAAGGGGCACTGGCCGGATCTGCTGCTGATCGACGGCGGCGCCGGTCAGGTCTCGGCTGTCGAGCAGATCATGCAAGAACATGGTGTGGGTGACATTCCGATGGTTGGTGTGGCCAAAGGCGTTGACCGCGACCACGGCAAGGAAGAGTTCCACCGCACCGGTCAGCGCCCCTTTGCACTGCAACGCAACGACCCGGTGCTGTATTTTGTTCAGCGCATGCGGGATGAGGCGCACCGCTTTGCCATTGGCACCCACCGCGCCAAACGCGCCAAGGCGATGAGTGCCACGCCGCTGGACGACGTGCCGGGCGTTGGCGCCAGCCGCAAACGGGCACTGCTGGCACATTTTGGCAGCGCCAAGGCGGTCAGCCGCGCCAACCTGTCCGACCTCAAAGTGGTCGAAGGGGTCTCGGTGGCGCTGGCGCAGCGCATATATGATTTCTTTCAGGATAAATGA
- the pgsA gene encoding CDP-diacylglycerol--glycerol-3-phosphate 3-phosphatidyltransferase, with product MIWNVPNILTLLRLVAAPGLAVMFLYFSRPYADWFALTLFVIAALTDWVDGYLARTWKQETKLGAMLDPIADKAMVVIALMVIVGYSSMSPWLVLPATFILFREVFVSGLREFLGDTAGTLKVTPLAKWKTTAQMVAIAVLFAQGIFEHYLGMATWGMDQPFVERIMAGEVDDLQGVRWKFEAMVWSGRAGLWLLWVAAALTLITGADYLRKAFPFLKENT from the coding sequence ATGATATGGAATGTACCCAATATTCTAACGTTGTTGCGTCTGGTGGCCGCTCCTGGTCTTGCAGTGATGTTTCTCTATTTCAGCCGCCCCTATGCGGATTGGTTTGCATTGACGCTGTTTGTCATTGCAGCGCTGACCGATTGGGTTGATGGATATCTCGCACGCACCTGGAAGCAGGAAACCAAACTGGGCGCCATGCTGGACCCGATTGCCGACAAGGCGATGGTGGTGATCGCCCTGATGGTGATTGTCGGCTACTCTTCGATGTCCCCCTGGCTGGTGCTGCCTGCCACCTTTATCCTGTTCCGCGAGGTCTTCGTCTCGGGCTTGCGTGAATTTCTTGGCGATACCGCTGGTACGCTGAAAGTGACGCCGCTGGCCAAGTGGAAGACCACGGCGCAGATGGTGGCGATTGCGGTGCTGTTTGCTCAGGGTATTTTTGAGCATTACCTGGGCATGGCAACCTGGGGAATGGATCAGCCCTTTGTCGAGCGGATCATGGCGGGCGAAGTTGACGACCTGCAGGGGGTCCGCTGGAAGTTCGAAGCCATGGTCTGGTCCGGTCGAGCTGGCCTGTGGTTGCTGTGGGTCGCTGCAGCGCTGACCCTGATTACCGGTGCTGACTACCTGCGCAAGGCCTTCCCGTTTCTGAAGGAAAATACCTGA
- the moaD gene encoding molybdopterin converting factor subunit 1 — protein sequence MDILYFAWVRERIGVPREWVETSATTVAALVEELRGREDRYAAAFADLSALRVALDQELSDFDASLNGVREVAFFPPMTGG from the coding sequence ATGGACATCCTTTATTTTGCCTGGGTTCGCGAACGTATCGGCGTGCCGCGCGAATGGGTTGAAACCAGCGCCACCACTGTCGCCGCACTGGTCGAGGAACTGCGCGGCCGCGAGGATCGCTATGCGGCTGCCTTTGCAGACCTGTCGGCCCTGCGGGTGGCATTGGACCAAGAGCTGAGTGATTTTGACGCCTCGTTGAATGGCGTGCGTGAAGTGGCGTTCTTTCCACCGATGACCGGGGGCTGA
- a CDS encoding molybdenum cofactor biosynthesis protein MoaE — protein sequence MRVSVQGERFELGHEAEAFAQANTSAGAIVTFTGIVRQADQGGLVAMEIEHYPGMTHKALTEIAQTALERWSLRDALVIHRYGRLAPGELIMMVATAARHRKDAFEAAEYLMDYLKSRAPFWKKEVLADGAENWVASRAEDEDALNRW from the coding sequence ATGCGGGTATCGGTGCAGGGTGAGCGTTTCGAGCTGGGACATGAGGCCGAAGCCTTTGCCCAAGCCAACACAAGCGCCGGCGCCATTGTCACCTTTACCGGCATCGTGCGGCAGGCGGATCAGGGCGGTTTGGTGGCGATGGAGATCGAACACTATCCGGGCATGACCCACAAGGCTCTGACTGAAATCGCGCAAACTGCGCTGGAGCGCTGGTCACTGCGCGATGCGCTGGTCATTCACCGCTATGGCCGTCTGGCGCCGGGGGAGCTGATCATGATGGTCGCCACCGCCGCGCGCCATCGCAAAGATGCCTTTGAGGCGGCCGAATATCTGATGGATTACCTCAAGTCCCGGGCTCCGTTCTGGAAAAAAGAAGTGCTGGCTGACGGGGCGGAAAATTGGGTGGCCTCTAGGGCTGAGGACGAGGATGCGCTGAACCGCTGGTAG
- a CDS encoding IS3 family transposase (programmed frameshift) — protein MAPRPSEEFKRDAVRIALTSGLTRRQASSDLGVGMSTLCKWIRTYRDADVVSKEDQELANENERLRRENRLLREERELLKKGNNLLCGPKQMRFSFVEKHRNSIPTERLCRIVDVTPRGYRAWRKRPACQRQRGDMVLLAHIREQHRLSLQSYGRPRMVEELKELGLDIGHRRVGRLMRQNGISVVRTRKYKATTDSNHKFNITPNLLNRNFSADRPNQKWVVDISYIWTREGWLYLAVVLDLYSRRVVGWAVSNRMKRDLAIRALNMAITLRRPPKGCIHHSDRGSQYCSQDYQKILRRYGFKVSMSGKGNCYDNAAMETFFKTIKAELIWRHSWQTRRAAEIAIFEYINGFYNPRRRHSALGWKSPLAFEKIAA, from the exons ATGGCACCACGACCATCCGAAGAATTCAAACGCGACGCAGTGCGGATCGCACTGACCAGCGGGCTGACCCGCCGACAGGCGTCCTCCGATCTTGGGGTTGGTATGTCCACCCTGTGCAAGTGGATCAGAACCTATCGTGACGCGGACGTTGTTTCGAAAGAGGATCAGGAACTGGCCAATGAGAACGAGCGCCTTCGCCGGGAAAACCGCCTTCTACGTGAGGAGAGGGAGCTGCTAAAAAAAG GCAACAATCTTCTTTGCGGACCAAAGCAAATGAGGTTTTCATTTGTTGAAAAGCACCGCAATAGCATTCCCACAGAGCGACTTTGCCGGATTGTGGATGTCACCCCACGTGGCTACCGAGCCTGGCGCAAACGCCCTGCCTGCCAGCGTCAACGTGGGGATATGGTTCTGTTGGCCCACATCCGGGAGCAGCACCGCCTGAGTTTGCAGAGCTACGGCCGACCGAGAATGGTCGAAGAACTGAAAGAGCTTGGTCTGGATATTGGTCACCGCCGTGTCGGCCGATTGATGCGCCAGAACGGCATATCTGTTGTCAGAACCCGTAAGTACAAGGCCACAACGGACAGCAATCACAAGTTCAACATCACGCCAAACCTGCTGAACCGGAACTTCTCAGCAGATCGACCCAATCAAAAATGGGTTGTTGATATCAGCTACATCTGGACCCGCGAGGGCTGGCTCTATCTGGCCGTGGTTCTGGACCTGTACTCCAGGCGCGTGGTCGGTTGGGCTGTCAGCAACCGGATGAAGCGCGATCTGGCCATACGGGCGCTGAACATGGCCATAACCCTGCGCAGGCCGCCCAAAGGATGCATCCATCATTCTGATAGGGGCAGCCAATATTGCTCGCAGGATTACCAGAAAATCCTGCGCCGGTATGGCTTCAAGGTATCCATGAGCGGCAAGGGTAATTGCTATGATAACGCCGCAATGGAAACCTTCTTCAAAACCATCAAAGCGGAATTGATCTGGCGGCACTCTTGGCAAACCCGCAGGGCTGCTGAGATCGCCATCTTCGAGTACATTAATGGGTTCTATAATCCCCGCCGGAGACACTCGGCATTAGGCTGGAAAAGTCCCTTGGCTTTTGAAAAGATCGCCGCCTAA
- the secE gene encoding preprotein translocase subunit SecE: protein MATINPVQFIQQVRAEVSKIVWPTRREVLLTTVMVFIMASLTAVFFALVDVLIRFGLAGVLDMFK from the coding sequence ATGGCCACTATCAACCCCGTTCAGTTCATCCAGCAGGTTCGTGCCGAGGTCTCCAAAATTGTCTGGCCGACCCGCCGCGAAGTTCTGCTGACCACCGTTATGGTGTTTATCATGGCCTCATTGACGGCGGTGTTTTTTGCTCTGGTCGATGTGCTCATCCGCTTTGGGCTGGCTGGCGTGCTGGATATGTTCAAGTAA
- the nusG gene encoding transcription termination/antitermination protein NusG: MAKRWYTVSVLSNYEKKIAEQIRTTAAETGLDGDIDEVLVPTEEVIEVRRGKKVTTERRFMPGYVLVHMEMSDHGYHLISSINRVTGFLGPQGRPMPMRDAEVNQILNRVQEGEESPRTLIHYEIGERVKVNEGPFEDFDGMVEEVDEDNQRLKVTVSIFGRETPVELEFTQVTKQV, translated from the coding sequence ATGGCGAAACGGTGGTATACGGTCAGCGTGCTCTCGAACTATGAGAAGAAAATCGCAGAACAGATCCGCACGACGGCTGCTGAAACTGGTCTGGATGGCGACATCGACGAAGTTCTGGTGCCCACCGAAGAGGTGATCGAGGTTCGTCGCGGTAAGAAAGTGACCACCGAGCGCCGGTTTATGCCGGGTTATGTTCTGGTGCACATGGAGATGAGCGATCACGGCTATCACCTGATTAGCTCGATCAACCGGGTCACCGGTTTTCTGGGGCCGCAGGGTCGCCCGATGCCAATGCGTGATGCCGAGGTGAACCAGATCCTGAACCGCGTTCAGGAAGGCGAAGAATCGCCACGTACTCTGATCCATTATGAGATCGGTGAGCGGGTCAAGGTCAACGAAGGTCCGTTTGAGGACTTCGATGGCATGGTCGAGGAAGTTGATGAAGACAACCAGCGCCTTAAGGTGACGGTGTCGATCTTTGGCCGGGAAACCCCGGTTGAGTTGGAATTCACTCAGGTTACCAAACAGGTCTGA
- the rplK gene encoding 50S ribosomal protein L11 — translation MAKKLAGKMKLQVPAGKANPSPPVGPALGQRGINIMEFCKAFNAKTADLEPGAPCPTVITYYQDKSFTMDIKTSPASYFLKKAAGVKSGAKTPSREVVGTVTAAQVKEIAEAKMKDLNANDIEGAMQIILGSARSMGIEVK, via the coding sequence ATGGCCAAGAAGCTCGCAGGCAAAATGAAGCTGCAAGTTCCCGCCGGTAAGGCAAACCCGTCGCCACCAGTTGGTCCGGCACTGGGTCAACGCGGCATCAACATCATGGAATTCTGCAAGGCGTTCAACGCCAAGACTGCAGATTTGGAGCCCGGTGCGCCGTGCCCGACCGTGATCACCTACTATCAGGACAAGTCCTTCACGATGGACATCAAGACGTCGCCTGCGTCTTACTTCCTGAAAAAGGCGGCTGGCGTGAAATCCGGCGCTAAAACACCATCGCGTGAAGTGGTTGGTACCGTGACTGCGGCTCAGGTGAAAGAAATCGCCGAAGCCAAGATGAAAGATCTGAACGCCAACGACATCGAAGGCGCCATGCAGATCATCCTGGGCTCTGCCCGTTCTATGGGCATCGAGGTGAAGTAA